GCTGTCATCGCCGCTTCCGGCCCATCGCGAAGCCGGCCCACTGCGGCGATGATCACGCGCATGTCTTAGCTCGGCAGCGCCGTCGTATGGTTGCCGGACCAGATTTTTTCGATGTTGTAGAAGCTGCGTACTTCCGGGCGGAAGAGGTGCACGACAACGTCGCCCGCATCCACGAGCACCCAATCGGCCTGCGGCATGCCTTCGACGCGCACGTCTTTGACGCCCGCTTCTTTCAGTTTGCGCATGACGTGATCGGCCAGCGCGCCGACATGACGTGCGGAGCGGCCGGAAGCGACGACGAGCATGTCTGCGAAGGAAGATTTGCCGCGAATATCGATCGAGACGATTTCCTCAGCCTTGTCGTCCTCAAGCGAGGTGAGAACGACTTGCGTGGCGGCGTCGACATCGATGCCGGGCGCAGGGCGGTTCGGATCGCGTGGCTTGCCAGCTTCGGGCGCGGCGGCTTCGCGTTTCATTTCAGGCGACAGAACGTGGGTTCCTTCTTCATCCCCAGGACAAGCGGGAACGCTATCACTTCCGGCCCGGCTTCGCCACAGGCCGACGGCGCGCCGTCCGCAGTGCTGTGGAAGATTGGAAATTGTGCCGCGCATTCAAATAGCTCCAGCCCTTCGGGGCTGACATGCGCAGCCCCGGCCCGGCGCCAGGGCGGGAGACTATGGCGATCGGCACGGCGCGGGCGACCTCGCGCCAATTTCGCCATTTGCGGAAGTTCGCCAGATTGTCCGCCCCCATCACGAGCGTAAAGCGCACGCCGGGATAGAGGCGCTTCAGCCGCCGCAGCGTCTGGTAGGTAAACGCACAGCCGAGCCGGCTTTCCAGATCGGTGACGACCATCTGGCGGCCATGCGCGAGTTCATGCGCCGAGGCGAGGCGTTGCTCGATCGGGCTCGATTTCGGCTTCAGCGGATTTTGCGGCGACACAAGCCACCACACGCGATCAAGGCCGAGCCGTTTCAGCGCCGTTTCCGCTACATGCGCATGGCCTTCGTGCGCGGGATCAAAGCTGCCGCCGAAGAGCCCGATCTTCATGCCGGGATAAGCGACGGGGAGGCCATGCTTCACGGCCGGATTTGCCCCGTGCCGCGCACCACGTATTTGAAGGTTGTGAGCTGCTCGGCGCCCACCGGCCCGCGCGCGTGCATGCGTCCTGTGGCGATGCCGATCTCGCCGCCAAAGCCAAACTCGCCGCCATCGGCGAATTGCGTCGACGCATTGTGCAGCACGATCGCGCTATCGACCTCGCGCAAGAATTTGTCTCCGATCGCCTGATCTTCGGTGACGATGCATTCAGTGTGCTGCGAACCGTATTTGGCGATATGCGCGATCGCGTCATCGACGCCGCCGATCAGGCGAACAGAAAGGATCGGCGCCAGATATTCGGTGCTCCAATCTTCTTCGCTGGCGGCGTTCATCTCAACGATGGCGCGCGCTTCATCATCGCCGCGCAATTCGCAGCCGCGCTCAACCAGAGCCGCTGCAATCTTGGGTAACAGCGCTGGCGCGATCTCGCGATCGATCAGCAGTGTCTCGGTTGAACCGCATACCGAAACGCGTCGCATCTTGGCGTTCACGACCAGCGCAATCGCTTCGTGGGGTTTCGCCGCGGCGTGTACGTAGGTGTGGCAAATGCCTTCTAGGTGCGCGAACACCGGCACGCGCGCTTCATTCTGTACCCGCGCCACCACCGACTTGCCGCCGCGGGGCACGATCACATCAATTGCGCCGTCCAGGCCAGCCAGCATCATGCCCACCGCCGCGCGATCCGCGCTCGGCACGATCTGCACTGCATCCTCCGGCAGGCCGACCTCGCGCAATGCGCCGCGCAATGCTTCGCCGATCGCCGCCACCGAAGCCGCGCTATCCGAGCCGCCGCGCAAAATGATCGTATTGCCCGCGCGCAGCGCCAGCGCCGCCGCGTCCGCCGCCACATTCGGCCGGCTTTCGAAGATCATGCCGATTACGCCGATCGGCGTACGCACGCGCGCAATGCGCAAGCCATTCGGACGCGTCCATTCCGAAAGCGTCGCGCCAACCGGGTCGGGCAGTGCGGCCACGACATCGACGCCCTTGGCCACGCCTTCAAGCCGCGCCTCATCCAACGCGAGGCGATCGATGAAGCTCTCGGCCAAGCTGTTCGCGCGCGCGCGCGCCACGTCTTCGGCATTGGCGCGCAG
This is a stretch of genomic DNA from Vitreimonas flagellata. It encodes these proteins:
- a CDS encoding nicotinate-nucleotide adenylyltransferase produces the protein MKHGLPVAYPGMKIGLFGGSFDPAHEGHAHVAETALKRLGLDRVWWLVSPQNPLKPKSSPIEQRLASAHELAHGRQMVVTDLESRLGCAFTYQTLRRLKRLYPGVRFTLVMGADNLANFRKWRNWREVARAVPIAIVSRPGAGPGLRMSAPKGWSYLNARHNFQSSTALRTARRRPVAKPGRK
- the rsfS gene encoding ribosome silencing factor — its product is MKREAAAPEAGKPRDPNRPAPGIDVDAATQVVLTSLEDDKAEEIVSIDIRGKSSFADMLVVASGRSARHVGALADHVMRKLKEAGVKDVRVEGMPQADWVLVDAGDVVVHLFRPEVRSFYNIEKIWSGNHTTALPS
- a CDS encoding glutamate-5-semialdehyde dehydrogenase, which codes for MSDMSALETQMLELGQRARAARRAVRDADGATRTAALEAMARRLRDTAPEILRANAEDVARARANSLAESFIDRLALDEARLEGVAKGVDVVAALPDPVGATLSEWTRPNGLRIARVRTPIGVIGMIFESRPNVAADAAALALRAGNTIILRGGSDSAASVAAIGEALRGALREVGLPEDAVQIVPSADRAAVGMMLAGLDGAIDVIVPRGGKSVVARVQNEARVPVFAHLEGICHTYVHAAAKPHEAIALVVNAKMRRVSVCGSTETLLIDREIAPALLPKIAAALVERGCELRGDDEARAIVEMNAASEEDWSTEYLAPILSVRLIGGVDDAIAHIAKYGSQHTECIVTEDQAIGDKFLREVDSAIVLHNASTQFADGGEFGFGGEIGIATGRMHARGPVGAEQLTTFKYVVRGTGQIRP